A genome region from Nocardia sp. NBC_00565 includes the following:
- a CDS encoding LLM class F420-dependent oxidoreductase has protein sequence MRIGVMIGPEKGDAARKLTRMLADIEWAESAGLDTAWIPQIPTDFDALITIALMGMRTSRIELGTAVVPLQAQHPIALARQALSAQAAAGGRLALGVGPSHHWIVRDMLGLPYDKPAGYTRDYLDVLNVALGGPGQVDVENATFTVHNPLDLGPVAPVPVLIAALGPVMLRIAGEHTDGTILWMADERAVGEHIVPRITKAASDAGRPAPRVVAGLPVCLCRPSEVDEAKARANRILGEAEVSPNYQRLLETGDAKDIGDICIAGDEQTIAAGLRRFGDAGATDLSVRLLPIGDNRDELVASKRRTRDMIAELAKDLR, from the coding sequence GTGCGTATCGGAGTGATGATCGGGCCGGAGAAGGGGGACGCGGCACGCAAGCTGACCCGGATGTTGGCCGATATCGAGTGGGCCGAGTCAGCGGGTTTGGACACCGCGTGGATTCCGCAGATTCCCACCGATTTCGACGCGCTGATCACCATCGCGCTGATGGGTATGCGCACATCGCGGATCGAGCTCGGGACCGCGGTGGTGCCGCTGCAGGCGCAGCATCCGATCGCCCTTGCGCGGCAGGCGCTTTCGGCGCAGGCCGCGGCGGGCGGGCGGTTGGCGCTCGGCGTCGGTCCGTCGCATCACTGGATCGTGCGGGATATGCTCGGGCTGCCGTATGACAAGCCCGCCGGATATACCCGGGACTATCTGGACGTGCTCAACGTAGCGCTGGGCGGGCCCGGCCAGGTCGATGTCGAGAATGCGACCTTCACCGTGCACAATCCGCTCGACCTCGGACCGGTCGCACCGGTGCCGGTGCTGATCGCCGCGCTCGGCCCGGTCATGCTGCGCATCGCGGGTGAACATACCGACGGCACCATTCTCTGGATGGCCGATGAGCGCGCGGTCGGTGAGCATATCGTCCCGCGTATCACGAAGGCCGCCTCGGATGCCGGACGTCCGGCGCCGCGGGTGGTGGCGGGTCTGCCGGTATGCCTGTGCCGGCCGTCCGAGGTCGACGAGGCGAAGGCGCGGGCGAATCGCATTCTGGGGGAGGCCGAGGTCTCGCCCAACTATCAGCGGCTGCTGGAAACCGGCGATGCCAAGGACATCGGTGATATCTGCATCGCCGGTGACGAACAGACCATCGCCGCCGGGTTGCGCCGATTCGGCGACGCCGGGGCCACCGATCTATCGGTGCGGTTGCTGCCGATCGGCGACAACCGCGACGAACTGGTCGCCTCCAAGCGCCGGACCCGGGACATGATCGCCGAACTCGCCAAGGATCTGCGGTGA
- a CDS encoding CaiB/BaiF CoA transferase family protein codes for MAGIRILEVGTMLAGPYATMMLADLGAEVTKLEPPDGEISRQVGDSYFASLNRGKRSIRLDLTSAEGQAQLGALVAKSHALLVNLKPSAIRRLGLTYPALRQWNERIVCVAITGFGLDGGDDPAFDYVIQAATGVAALTGDPAGPPTLPGYSSADNSTGLTAALGLLAQIVSGRGGQVEVSLRDVMFSQLNYHASAYLNEGKRPHRRPFGAHAYYVPAQIFPTADGHLALFITHDGFWKTFAGEAGVAGFATMAERSAHRDEVLAAVTAALAADTAAGWEARLRPLGIPAAAVRTLPEALDDTPHAVVTAGDYRLVGSPIRIAGFEPDYRPPPHLGEHGH; via the coding sequence TTGGCCGGCATCCGCATCCTCGAGGTCGGCACCATGCTGGCCGGTCCGTACGCCACCATGATGCTCGCCGATCTGGGCGCCGAGGTCACCAAGCTGGAACCACCGGACGGTGAGATCTCGCGGCAGGTCGGCGACAGCTACTTCGCCAGTCTCAATCGCGGCAAGCGCAGCATCCGTCTCGATCTGACCTCCGCCGAGGGGCAGGCCCAGCTCGGTGCGCTGGTCGCGAAATCCCATGCGCTGCTGGTGAATCTGAAGCCCTCGGCGATCCGCAGGCTCGGCCTCACCTACCCGGCGCTGCGGCAGTGGAACGAACGGATCGTCTGTGTGGCGATCACGGGTTTCGGCCTGGACGGCGGTGACGATCCGGCGTTCGACTACGTCATCCAGGCGGCCACCGGAGTCGCGGCGTTGACCGGCGATCCGGCCGGCCCGCCGACGCTGCCCGGCTACTCCTCGGCCGACAACTCCACCGGACTGACCGCCGCGCTCGGCCTGCTCGCCCAGATCGTGTCCGGGCGCGGTGGGCAGGTGGAGGTGTCGTTACGCGATGTCATGTTCTCGCAGCTGAACTATCATGCCTCGGCCTACCTCAACGAGGGCAAGCGGCCGCACCGGCGCCCGTTCGGCGCGCACGCGTATTACGTTCCGGCGCAGATCTTTCCGACCGCCGACGGCCATCTGGCGCTGTTCATCACGCACGACGGGTTCTGGAAGACCTTCGCCGGGGAAGCGGGGGTGGCCGGGTTCGCGACGATGGCCGAGCGGTCGGCGCACCGCGACGAAGTGCTCGCCGCGGTCACCGCGGCCCTGGCCGCCGACACCGCGGCCGGCTGGGAAGCGCGCCTGCGGCCGCTCGGCATCCCGGCGGCCGCCGTCCGCACCCTGCCCGAGGCTCTCGACGACACCCCGCACGCCGTGGTGACCGCGGGCGACTATCGGCTGGTCGGCAGCCCGATCCGGATCGCTGGATTCGAGCCCGATTACCGACCGCCGCCACATTTGGGCGAGCACGGCCACTGA
- a CDS encoding cobalamin B12-binding domain-containing protein produces MTARVLVAKPGLDGHDRGAKIVARALRDAGFEVVYTGIRQRIEDIVTIALQEDVAVVGLSILSGAHIALTMRTVEALRAADAGDIAVIVGGTIPQADVARLLEVGAAAVFPTGTSLEVLVTQIRALTGTSPT; encoded by the coding sequence ATGACGGCACGAGTGCTGGTCGCCAAGCCCGGCTTGGACGGCCACGATCGCGGTGCGAAGATCGTCGCGCGCGCCCTGCGTGACGCCGGTTTCGAGGTCGTCTACACCGGCATACGCCAGCGCATCGAGGACATCGTGACGATCGCGCTACAGGAAGACGTCGCCGTCGTCGGTTTGAGCATCCTCTCCGGTGCGCATATCGCCCTGACCATGCGCACCGTCGAGGCGCTGCGGGCCGCGGACGCGGGCGATATCGCCGTGATCGTGGGCGGCACCATTCCGCAGGCGGATGTGGCGCGGCTGTTGGAAGTCGGTGCGGCCGCGGTATTTCCGACCGGCACATCGCTGGAGGTATTGGTCACCCAGATCAGGGCGCTCACCGGAACGTCGCCGACCTGA
- a CDS encoding alpha/beta fold hydrolase, protein MTTATVHGRTVGYEVIGAGRPWVITPGGRFDRHSPGVRELATALAERGNQVLIWDRPNTGESDVCFTGPSESAMQADILAGLLKQLDMSPAVIVGGSGGARVSLLAAERHPDVCAALAVLWISGGVYGLISIGNFYYSGSIEAAWTGGMEAVAALPEWSEIIARNPANRQRFLDQDPKQFIATMEQWLAAFCLGPGEVVPGLSTVDAGAIGLPTLVFRSGASDIHHRRETSEEVARLLPKAQLVEPPWGDREWQERQAARNNGTAAGLFVRWPLLAPILHEWANDVLP, encoded by the coding sequence ATGACCACAGCGACAGTGCACGGCCGCACGGTCGGCTATGAAGTAATCGGCGCGGGACGTCCCTGGGTGATCACACCGGGCGGCCGGTTCGACCGGCACTCGCCCGGCGTCCGCGAACTCGCCACCGCACTCGCCGAACGCGGCAACCAGGTGCTCATCTGGGACCGCCCGAATACCGGCGAGTCGGATGTGTGCTTCACCGGACCATCCGAATCGGCGATGCAGGCCGACATCCTGGCGGGCCTGCTGAAACAGCTCGATATGTCGCCCGCGGTCATCGTCGGCGGTTCCGGCGGGGCCCGCGTGTCCTTGCTCGCGGCCGAACGACATCCGGACGTCTGCGCCGCACTCGCGGTGCTGTGGATCTCCGGCGGGGTCTACGGCTTGATCTCCATCGGCAACTTCTACTACTCCGGATCGATCGAGGCGGCATGGACCGGCGGAATGGAGGCGGTGGCGGCACTACCGGAGTGGTCCGAGATCATCGCACGCAATCCGGCCAACCGACAGCGCTTCCTCGACCAGGACCCGAAGCAGTTCATCGCCACGATGGAGCAGTGGCTGGCGGCATTCTGTCTGGGCCCGGGCGAGGTCGTGCCCGGGCTGTCGACCGTGGACGCCGGCGCCATCGGACTCCCCACCCTGGTTTTCCGCAGCGGTGCCAGCGATATCCACCACCGCCGTGAGACATCGGAAGAAGTGGCCCGGCTACTGCCGAAGGCGCAACTGGTCGAGCCGCCGTGGGGTGACCGCGAATGGCAAGAACGGCAGGCGGCACGGAACAACGGCACGGCGGCCGGCCTGTTCGTCCGCTGGCCGCTACTGGCCCCGATCCTGCACGAATGGGCAAACGACGTCCTGCCCTGA
- a CDS encoding acyl-CoA dehydrogenase family protein: MDFRDSPEEAAFRDRLRAWLVEQAGRFPTSGDEYWAKQGDWHRALHAAGFFGLSWPQEYGGHELPPVYDVILDEELARAGAPPRPSLGYLLQGLGRHGSRELQRRFLPGMIDGSERWCQGFSEPDAGSDLASLRTTATRDGDSYVIHGHKIWTSYSDVADWCLLLARTDPDAPRHKGISAFVIAMKQPGVEQRPLRMMSGITTEFGQVLFDGARVPAEQMVGAPGEGWALAMTVVGHEREPSTLGYAARYGKLVRQLAARTEGKLPEELAWAAVETEMLRLHVRRRLSEQLDGVSHGPDGSLDKLLMTWVDQAVGHAALAVGGTRDPELLSAYLYSRAQSVMGGTSQIQKNIIAGRILGLGA, from the coding sequence TTGGACTTTCGTGATTCGCCGGAGGAGGCCGCGTTCCGGGACCGGTTGCGTGCCTGGCTGGTCGAGCAGGCCGGGCGGTTCCCGACCTCGGGAGACGAATACTGGGCGAAGCAGGGTGACTGGCACCGGGCACTGCACGCGGCGGGGTTCTTCGGACTGTCCTGGCCGCAGGAGTACGGCGGCCACGAGCTGCCGCCGGTCTACGACGTCATCCTCGACGAGGAGCTGGCCCGGGCCGGTGCGCCGCCGCGACCCAGCCTCGGCTATCTGCTGCAAGGTCTCGGCCGTCACGGCAGCCGGGAACTGCAACGCCGGTTCCTGCCGGGCATGATCGACGGATCCGAGCGCTGGTGCCAGGGATTCAGCGAACCCGATGCCGGCTCGGATCTCGCCTCGCTGCGGACCACCGCGACCCGCGACGGCGATTCCTATGTCATCCACGGCCACAAGATCTGGACGAGCTACTCCGATGTCGCCGACTGGTGTCTGCTGCTGGCCCGCACCGATCCGGACGCACCACGGCACAAAGGCATTTCGGCCTTCGTGATCGCTATGAAACAGCCCGGCGTGGAACAGCGGCCGCTGCGGATGATGAGCGGTATCACCACCGAATTCGGCCAGGTGCTCTTCGACGGCGCGCGGGTACCCGCCGAGCAGATGGTCGGTGCGCCCGGCGAGGGCTGGGCGTTGGCCATGACGGTTGTCGGACACGAACGCGAACCCTCGACCCTCGGCTATGCGGCCAGGTACGGCAAACTCGTCCGGCAGCTGGCCGCCCGGACCGAGGGCAAGTTGCCGGAGGAGCTGGCCTGGGCGGCGGTAGAGACCGAGATGCTGCGGCTGCATGTGCGCAGACGGCTGTCCGAACAGCTCGACGGGGTATCGCATGGTCCGGACGGCTCGCTCGACAAGCTGCTCATGACCTGGGTGGACCAAGCGGTCGGGCATGCGGCGCTGGCCGTGGGCGGCACCCGCGACCCCGAACTGCTGAGTGCCTATCTCTACAGCCGCGCGCAGAGCGTGATGGGCGGTACCTCGCAGATTCAGAAGAACATCATTGCCGGGCGAATTCTCGGATTGGGAGCTTGA
- a CDS encoding SDR family oxidoreductase, which translates to MPSQQHALAERTLVISGGSRGIGLAIALGAARLGANVVLLAKTAEPHPRLPGTVHTAVAELEAAGGKAAAVVGDVRNEQDVQRAVDTALERFGGIDFCVNNASAIGLDGTETLSAKKFDLMQQINLRGTFLLTKACLPHLRAAANPHVLTLSPPMNMNPRWLGAHPAYTLSKYGMTLLSLGWAAEFADAGIAVNCLWPQTYIATAAVANMADGERLLDLARSPEIMADAAVEILSRPARETSGNCYIDAEVLIASGVEDLSRYGGGAHPTLDLFLD; encoded by the coding sequence ATGCCGAGCCAGCAACACGCCCTTGCCGAGCGCACCCTGGTCATATCCGGTGGCAGCCGCGGTATCGGCTTGGCGATCGCGCTGGGCGCGGCCAGGCTCGGGGCGAATGTGGTTCTCTTGGCCAAGACGGCCGAACCGCACCCCCGGCTGCCCGGCACCGTGCACACCGCTGTCGCCGAACTGGAAGCCGCGGGCGGCAAGGCAGCCGCCGTGGTCGGCGATGTGCGTAATGAGCAGGACGTGCAACGCGCCGTGGACACCGCGCTCGAGCGGTTCGGCGGTATCGACTTCTGCGTCAACAACGCCAGTGCCATCGGCCTGGATGGCACGGAAACGTTGTCCGCCAAGAAGTTCGACCTCATGCAGCAGATCAATCTGCGCGGCACCTTCCTGCTCACCAAGGCCTGTCTGCCACATCTGCGCGCCGCGGCGAATCCGCATGTGCTCACCCTGTCGCCGCCGATGAATATGAACCCGCGCTGGCTCGGCGCGCACCCCGCCTACACGCTGTCGAAGTACGGGATGACCCTGCTGTCGCTGGGGTGGGCGGCCGAATTCGCCGACGCGGGCATCGCGGTGAACTGCCTGTGGCCCCAGACCTATATCGCCACCGCCGCCGTGGCGAATATGGCCGACGGCGAACGCCTGCTCGACTTGGCGCGCAGCCCCGAGATCATGGCCGATGCCGCGGTCGAGATTCTGTCTCGCCCGGCGCGGGAGACCAGCGGGAACTGCTACATCGACGCGGAGGTGCTCATCGCGTCCGGCGTCGAGGACCTGTCCCGATACGGCGGCGGCGCACACCCCACGCTCGACCTGTTTCTCGACTGA
- a CDS encoding acyl-CoA dehydrogenase family protein has translation MDVRLTSEQRQLRDAAAKLADDLGPGSVQELADVGRIERLAKTLASTGWRALRSDGASGVEIAIVAEEFGRGLVDVPFLGPVLADDLRGQLADDTQRWTIAVDGRAVDAMGCQRALMITGDWILASGIGTARAGADPTRAEAELVGTPEPVGELSEAQAHQWRALALVATCADLVGAARGALALAVDYAKVRAQYGKTIGSYQAVAHLLAEALALIEGSVSVLRHAAWAVDELTPAEAVRAAVIAKLYCARAARTVCETSVQVHGGIGNTWECLAHVYLRRVLTSTELFPVRLEEIDLGLS, from the coding sequence ATGGACGTACGTCTGACGAGTGAACAGCGGCAATTGCGCGACGCGGCCGCCAAACTGGCCGACGACCTCGGTCCGGGCTCGGTCCAGGAGCTGGCCGATGTCGGCCGGATCGAGCGGCTGGCGAAGACGCTCGCGAGCACCGGCTGGCGCGCGCTGCGCTCCGACGGAGCCTCCGGGGTCGAAATCGCCATCGTCGCCGAGGAATTCGGGCGTGGGCTGGTCGATGTGCCGTTCCTCGGCCCGGTACTCGCTGACGATCTGCGCGGGCAACTGGCCGACGACACCCAGCGGTGGACGATCGCGGTGGACGGCCGGGCCGTCGACGCCATGGGATGTCAACGCGCGCTGATGATCACCGGCGATTGGATTCTGGCGAGCGGGATCGGGACCGCGCGCGCGGGAGCGGATCCGACCAGAGCCGAAGCCGAACTGGTCGGTACCCCCGAACCCGTCGGTGAACTGTCCGAGGCGCAGGCGCACCAGTGGCGCGCGCTGGCGCTGGTCGCCACCTGTGCCGATCTGGTCGGCGCGGCCCGCGGTGCCCTCGCGCTCGCTGTCGACTACGCGAAAGTGCGTGCGCAGTACGGGAAGACGATCGGGTCGTATCAGGCCGTGGCCCATCTGCTGGCCGAAGCGCTGGCGTTGATCGAGGGTTCGGTGAGCGTGCTGCGGCACGCCGCGTGGGCCGTCGACGAGCTGACACCGGCCGAAGCGGTGCGCGCCGCGGTGATCGCCAAGCTCTACTGCGCCAGGGCGGCCCGGACCGTCTGCGAGACGTCCGTGCAGGTGCACGGCGGTATCGGCAATACCTGGGAGTGCCTGGCCCATGTCTATCTGCGGCGAGTGCTGACCTCGACCGAACTGTTCCCCGTGCGTTTGGAGGAGATCGACCTTGGACTTTCGTGA
- a CDS encoding class I adenylate-forming enzyme family protein, with amino-acid sequence MNDTVALCFEEREYTLAELDGLANGLAATLARRGVRAGDRVALMSSNRPEFVIAVRATWRLGAAVVLISPAWKRADVEHALATTRPAHAVGDHPVLAELMPMLALDDPIAVESATFPPPAPEADAVLVFSSGTTGLPKAVRHTHASLAAAVGHWRAALGLTARDRIQVVTPPSHILGLLNIVLALETGAWVRLHRRFDLDRMLHNIEADRITVEMAVAPIALAIASHPELESYDLSSLRYIMWGATPVTPSVAEIVTRRTGVGWVPAYGASELPVIACNPIDGARLDSVGRPVPGVRVRVVSLETGAEVEPGATGEIQVRSESLMAGYLPDDATADAFDDGWYRTGDVGHLDADGWLRLTDRLKEMIKVRGFPVAPAEVEAVLHGHPAVSDCAVYGIPDPADGEAIVAAVTVTDSVASQELIDLVGDRLASYKRPRQVVFVPEIPRLPSGKVLRRVVKERHGRTSDE; translated from the coding sequence ATGAACGACACGGTCGCGCTCTGCTTCGAGGAGCGCGAGTACACGCTGGCGGAGCTCGACGGACTGGCCAACGGCCTGGCGGCGACACTGGCGCGACGTGGTGTGCGCGCAGGGGACCGGGTGGCGCTGATGTCGTCGAACCGGCCGGAATTCGTGATCGCAGTGCGGGCCACCTGGCGACTCGGCGCCGCGGTCGTGTTGATCAGCCCGGCCTGGAAGCGGGCCGATGTCGAGCACGCGTTGGCGACCACCCGACCGGCGCATGCCGTGGGCGACCATCCGGTGCTGGCGGAGCTGATGCCGATGCTGGCACTGGACGACCCGATCGCGGTCGAGTCCGCGACCTTCCCGCCACCCGCTCCGGAAGCCGATGCGGTACTCGTATTCAGCTCGGGTACAACGGGATTGCCGAAGGCAGTGCGGCATACGCACGCGTCCCTGGCCGCCGCCGTCGGGCACTGGCGCGCCGCGCTCGGGCTCACCGCACGTGATCGGATCCAGGTCGTCACGCCGCCCTCGCACATCCTCGGCCTGCTCAATATCGTGCTGGCACTGGAGACCGGCGCCTGGGTGCGGTTGCACCGCCGATTCGATCTGGACCGGATGCTGCACAACATCGAGGCCGATCGGATCACGGTGGAGATGGCGGTCGCGCCCATCGCGCTGGCCATCGCCTCGCATCCGGAACTCGAGTCCTATGACCTGTCGTCGCTGCGCTACATCATGTGGGGTGCGACGCCGGTGACACCGAGTGTGGCCGAGATCGTCACGCGGCGGACCGGAGTCGGCTGGGTGCCGGCGTACGGGGCCAGCGAGCTGCCCGTCATCGCCTGCAACCCGATCGACGGCGCCCGCCTGGACAGCGTCGGACGCCCAGTGCCCGGTGTGCGTGTGCGCGTGGTGTCGCTGGAGACCGGAGCCGAAGTCGAGCCCGGTGCGACCGGTGAGATCCAGGTGCGCTCGGAGTCGCTGATGGCCGGCTACCTGCCGGATGACGCGACGGCCGACGCGTTCGACGACGGCTGGTACCGCACCGGTGACGTCGGCCATCTCGACGCCGACGGTTGGCTGCGGCTCACCGACCGGCTCAAGGAAATGATCAAGGTGCGCGGGTTCCCAGTGGCCCCCGCCGAGGTGGAGGCGGTGTTGCACGGTCATCCGGCCGTATCCGACTGCGCGGTGTACGGAATCCCCGATCCGGCCGACGGCGAAGCGATCGTCGCGGCCGTGACCGTGACGGATTCGGTTGCATCCCAAGAACTTATCGACCTGGTCGGGGACCGGCTCGCCTCCTATAAGCGGCCGCGCCAAGTGGTGTTCGTGCCCGAGATTCCGCGCCTGCCCTCCGGCAAGGTGCTGCGCCGAGTAGTCAAGGAGCGTCATGGACGTACGTCTGACGAGTGA
- a CDS encoding methylmalonyl-CoA mutase family protein — MNDQAQTSSGIPLEPVYGPADRDVEPPAPGGFPFTRGNFATGYRGRLWTFRQYSGFGTAEESNRRYRYLLEQGGTGLSVALDLPTQCGYDSDDPEVTEEVGRVGVAVDTLADAEILFDAIPLDKISTSFTINGTAAILLAFYVAAAEKKGVPREQLTGTIQNDILKEYASRGTWIWPPEPSLRLIADTIEFCAAEVPRFNAISVAGAHFRDAGANAVQEMSFTLADGVTYCDTVVARGRMTIDQFAPQISFFFYTHGDFFEEIAKYRAGRRRWATIVRERYGATTDKASMFRFGCVAGGASLYAPQAQNNLVRVAYEALASVLGGVQSMFTAAWDEPFALPSEESATLALRTQQILAYETGVTRVADPLGGSYFVEALTDATEARIIEIMDDLERHGGMVRAIEDGYLQGLIADEAYQLHQDVEAGTRPVVGVNRFVSDEPAPEIATYELDAEGRDLQLKRLARVKAERDPAAVRDGLAALTRAAEGDENLMHYLIDCANAYCTVGEMTTALKQVWGEFQQPVVF, encoded by the coding sequence ATGAACGACCAAGCTCAGACCTCGTCCGGCATCCCGCTCGAGCCGGTCTACGGACCGGCGGACCGCGATGTCGAGCCGCCCGCGCCGGGCGGCTTTCCCTTCACACGCGGCAACTTCGCGACCGGTTACCGCGGGCGGCTGTGGACGTTTCGGCAGTACTCCGGATTCGGCACGGCGGAGGAGTCCAATCGCCGGTACCGCTATCTGCTGGAGCAGGGCGGTACGGGGCTGTCGGTCGCGCTCGATCTGCCCACGCAGTGCGGTTACGACTCCGATGATCCGGAGGTGACCGAGGAGGTCGGCCGGGTCGGCGTAGCGGTGGACACGCTGGCTGACGCGGAGATCCTCTTCGATGCCATACCGCTGGACAAGATCAGCACCAGCTTCACGATCAACGGCACGGCCGCGATCCTGTTGGCGTTCTATGTGGCGGCCGCCGAGAAGAAGGGTGTGCCGCGCGAACAGCTCACGGGCACAATCCAGAACGACATCCTCAAGGAGTACGCCTCCCGGGGCACCTGGATCTGGCCGCCGGAGCCTTCGCTGCGGCTGATCGCCGATACCATCGAGTTCTGCGCGGCCGAGGTGCCGCGATTCAACGCGATCTCCGTCGCCGGTGCGCATTTCCGGGATGCCGGGGCCAATGCGGTACAGGAGATGTCGTTCACCCTCGCCGACGGGGTCACCTATTGCGACACCGTGGTGGCGCGGGGCCGGATGACGATCGACCAGTTCGCGCCGCAGATCTCGTTCTTCTTCTACACCCACGGCGATTTCTTCGAGGAGATCGCGAAATACCGGGCCGGGCGCAGGCGCTGGGCGACGATCGTGCGCGAGCGCTACGGTGCGACCACCGATAAGGCATCGATGTTCCGTTTCGGGTGCGTGGCCGGTGGCGCTTCCCTCTATGCACCGCAGGCACAGAACAATCTGGTTCGCGTCGCCTACGAGGCGCTGGCCTCGGTGCTCGGCGGGGTGCAGTCGATGTTCACCGCGGCGTGGGACGAGCCCTTCGCCCTGCCCAGCGAGGAGTCGGCGACACTGGCGCTGCGAACCCAGCAGATCCTCGCCTACGAGACCGGTGTCACCCGGGTCGCGGATCCGCTGGGCGGCTCCTACTTCGTCGAGGCGCTGACCGATGCCACCGAGGCCCGCATCATCGAGATCATGGACGATCTCGAGCGTCACGGCGGCATGGTCCGCGCGATCGAGGACGGCTATCTGCAGGGTCTCATCGCCGATGAGGCATATCAGCTGCATCAGGATGTCGAGGCGGGTACGCGCCCGGTCGTCGGTGTGAATCGGTTCGTCTCCGATGAGCCCGCCCCGGAAATCGCGACCTACGAATTGGATGCCGAGGGTCGCGATCTACAGCTGAAGCGCCTCGCCAGAGTCAAGGCCGAACGCGATCCCGCGGCGGTTCGGGACGGGCTCGCCGCCCTGACCCGCGCCGCGGAAGGAGATGAGAACCTGATGCACTATCTGATCGATTGCGCCAATGCCTACTGCACGGTGGGCGAGATGACCACCGCGCTGAAGCAGGTCTGGGGCGAGTTCCAGCAGCCGGTGGTGTTCTGA
- a CDS encoding carboxymuconolactone decarboxylase family protein, which yields MTDNTTRQELYAAGLRVRTEVVGQEYVARAIADMSEFARPMQELVTEYCWGAVWTRPGLDRRTRSMINLAMLTALNRPTEFGTHVRGALTNGVTPDEIQEVLLQTAIYAGVPAALESFRIAERILAEHSDGRSDDPSDDGAVR from the coding sequence ATGACCGACAACACCACCCGCCAGGAGCTCTACGCAGCCGGACTGCGGGTCCGCACCGAAGTCGTCGGCCAGGAGTATGTGGCGCGGGCGATTGCCGATATGAGCGAATTCGCCCGCCCCATGCAGGAATTGGTCACCGAATACTGCTGGGGTGCGGTCTGGACCCGGCCGGGCCTGGACCGGCGGACCCGGTCCATGATCAATCTGGCCATGCTGACCGCGCTCAACCGGCCAACCGAATTCGGCACGCACGTCCGCGGCGCGCTGACCAATGGGGTGACACCGGACGAGATCCAGGAGGTGCTGCTGCAAACGGCCATCTACGCCGGTGTGCCCGCGGCGCTGGAATCCTTCCGGATCGCCGAGCGGATCCTCGCGGAGCACTCCGATGGCCGCTCCGATGACCCCTCCGATGACGGAGCAGTCCGATGA
- a CDS encoding ferredoxin--NADP reductase, producing MARPPLFQRATVTRIVKETADARTFVLAPHEGPLAYRAGQFCTFRVRVDGAELFRSYSMSSAPETDGELMTTVKRVPGGKVSNWMNDNLVEGDEIEMTRPAGRFCLRDTDVPLLAFSGGSGITPILSLAKSALASTERRVRLLCADRDQASVIFEAVLSDLVERFPTRLEVVRHLDAERGLLDPATVRAFAGGDGHADAYICGPEAFMAMVETALPGPGLIYSERFGAPAPVTDETTAATETPAAAPPAAGTPAQAKATVTIILGRKKVSVPRTDGETLLESARRGGLTPPFSCESGNCATCMAKLTAGSATMRVNDALTDDEVADGYVLTCQAVPDTDSITVQYE from the coding sequence ATGGCGAGACCTCCCTTGTTCCAGCGCGCGACGGTGACTCGGATCGTCAAGGAAACCGCTGACGCCCGTACCTTCGTGCTCGCTCCGCACGAGGGACCGCTCGCCTACCGGGCCGGGCAGTTCTGCACGTTCCGGGTGCGAGTGGACGGCGCGGAGCTGTTCCGCTCCTACTCGATGTCGAGTGCGCCCGAGACCGACGGCGAACTCATGACCACCGTCAAGCGGGTGCCCGGCGGCAAGGTATCGAACTGGATGAACGACAACCTCGTCGAAGGCGACGAGATCGAGATGACCCGCCCGGCGGGCCGATTCTGCCTGCGCGACACTGATGTTCCGCTGCTGGCCTTCAGCGGCGGCAGCGGCATCACGCCGATCCTGTCCCTGGCCAAGAGCGCCCTCGCGAGCACCGAGCGCCGAGTGCGGCTGCTGTGCGCGGACCGGGACCAGGCGTCGGTGATCTTCGAGGCGGTGCTGTCCGACCTGGTCGAGCGGTTCCCGACCCGGCTCGAGGTGGTGCGCCACCTCGACGCCGAGCGCGGGTTGCTCGATCCCGCCACGGTGCGGGCGTTCGCGGGCGGCGACGGTCATGCGGACGCCTACATCTGCGGCCCCGAGGCCTTCATGGCAATGGTGGAAACCGCGCTACCCGGCCCCGGCCTGATCTACAGCGAACGATTCGGCGCACCGGCGCCGGTCACCGATGAGACCACCGCGGCCACCGAAACGCCCGCCGCCGCGCCACCCGCGGCCGGCACACCCGCCCAGGCCAAGGCAACGGTGACGATCATCCTCGGCCGGAAGAAAGTGTCGGTACCCCGCACCGACGGCGAGACATTGCTGGAGAGCGCGCGCCGCGGCGGTCTCACCCCACCGTTCTCCTGCGAATCCGGCAACTGTGCGACCTGCATGGCCAAACTCACCGCGGGTTCGGCGACCATGCGGGTCAACGACGCCCTGACCGACGACGAGGTCGCCGACGGCTACGTGCTCACCTGCCAGGCGGTTCCCGATACCGACTCGATCACCGTCCAATACGAATGA